Below is a window of Ananas comosus cultivar F153 linkage group 9, ASM154086v1, whole genome shotgun sequence DNA.
CGGCGAACaccggcggcggccgcggcggcgggggggagTCGGTGCAGTCGGGCGGCGCGAGGCTCGGGACGAGCTGCCGAAGGAGGGAGACTTCGCGCGGGCGGCCATCGGCGAGGTGGTCGAAGAGGCCGGCGGCGTTTTGAGCGTCCGAGCACTCTGCGACGGTGAAGCGGACGCCGGGGGAGGTGGCGTCGGAGAAGAAGAGCTCGAAGCGGTCCGAGGCGTCGGGGGaggggcggaggagggaggcgagGGGGAAGAAGGAtcggagggagagggagagggaggattTGAGGGAGgggaggaaggaggagaggaagtgGGAGGTGGGGTGGGGGAAGGGGTAGAAGAAGAGGCGCTCCATCGGGGGCAGGTACAGCCAGATGACGTCGAAGAAGGTGAGGGGGACGGCGGTCGGAGCGACGGATCCCTCCGGCGGCGATACGCGGCACGTCTCGATGAGTCTTACTAGtggaagagaggaagaagaagaggaggaggaggccatTGTTGGagatgaattaattaataagagttTGATGCGTGCAGTAGTATTAGTAAAGGGGTGTTGGATCATTTATTAAAACAGGGAAGTGCTAAGTCTTCAAGCAATATAAAATTGCAATatgttaaaaactaaaattataagcGTGAAGTAAATAaacgacaaataaaaaataaatcatgtATAAATTTacgtgaaatttttttttacagatataaaaaaaaagagaatacaaAGTTTGTCAATACAAAATCGACCTATCGCGACTCTAGGGCAAAACAAAGAATAACAGATTCGACTCGAATCCCTCCGCTACCCACTACAGACATCTATTTcttttcacaaaattttttACCAAATTCATCGTACCATAAAACTATTGACAAGTCGAAGTTTCAAAACTGAAATCGATTAGCAATTTCGATGCACATCCAATACAATCTATACAACTCCTCTCCGAAaagttgtaaattttattaatcttttataaaagaaaaaatagttaaaaaaatgtaagacgaataaaaggaaaaaaaaaaaaaaaaaagacttttggATGAGAAGAGTTGTAGAATTACAATCAAGCGTAAATTAGAGACTTATGCATGAGTatgaaggcctccgtacttgtaaaagtatagtagcactactctatatatgtatatataggttAATCAATATTTCATAtagatttattaatatattaacagcAGCACATAAATCCTAAGTCTGGAACAACGTATTTGATACTATCAGCCATTAATAATACGAATTTTAAAACCATGTACGAAAAAGTTTGGTACGCAAATTTGATGAAAACGATCTTTATTGTTAGATTGTTCCATATGTAGTCTATcacataaataatataaatctCAAAGTCGCATGAATATTAGATAAGGCGGTCTTACGTTGAAAACAACTTTTATCTTTCTAttcgaaataaaaatttagtaaaatttattccCAATATAAGACCGTCTCTTTTGGCGTCCATCACCCGGATGGTAAGAACTTCAAAACCGCGTACATAGCAAATGGTTTAGTCTCTCTTTGGCCTTGCCCTGTTTTGGAttcaattataaatattttttttttttttggaaagataagtagcacgctatccgattcatttattttatttagaaataaacttagctagaaatgtgaagcaactagaattcgaatttgggtctcaggtaccaaccaccaaaccctttgtcacttgctacAGTCAGTgattcaattataaaaattgttaGTACGAAACttagggtgcatttggttcgcattatgaaagattactaggaataaaagatatccgagaatcttatttctattaatcctattactaagaatgtggaattcctgtgtttggttcgcacggtaatattaattagccatgttatttaatattacaaaaaatatacaattaattaattaattaattaaattaattttagataatgttaccaaaagtttcaacatctttttagaaaaaagggagagagagtataagttagagagagagagcataattaaaaaaatagaatgaaaaatatagtcgaaattagagggagtgagagagttgaaattttagaaagagagagagagagaaagcttagtttagagagagaaaaaaaNATTATTAGTACGAAACTTAAAGCTATTTTATATGGTTCCACGTGACATAAGAGTAGGAACTTTTAAGCCCAAATCTTACTTTTGTGAgcacttttttaaattttcaaaagaaaactcGTATTGTCATAGATTTGAATGGAATCGAATTTCCTATTTAGAAATATCAGTGGTTTCAGACCTCTACGGCGTGTTACAGAGAAAACACGTGTTTTCTGAGCTCTTTGAATAAGTCAACAGtagttagattttaaattttaaaaatatatttattacttTTACAAATTTACTGACtatattttacataattatcataactaaaattttattaaaataaataattagtttaaaatttgaagttaaataatactaatttttatgAAAGCAATATTATTGGGAGGAACCATAGGAATTTCACTTTCCCGGAAGTAGATATTATAAGTGTACATTTTGAAGTTAAAACATCAGTAAtttaacaattatatatatatatatgtttatataatatttttttattaaatttctagctattataatttttattttctctataaATAAATCATCGTTTACGTATATTATATcacatatttaataaaaattgtttGCAGCGGTATATAGATGGATAAAATACCATAAAATTGAAGGTGACAATCAATTTGTTTCCTATAAGAttaaacttattttaattttattatcatgtagctaaaaaaattatacttaattattatatatttaattattactcAGTGTTAAATTTTGTCTTATAGAAAATAcagcataattaaatataattttttaatttttttttccgacaAAGTGTAATATGCAAAAGTATTGGGAGGGAGAGTGAGGCTGATTtacttctggaagtacggagtCCTACGTGCCTCCatgttattttcgatgttgagactttcgaatccagaatcggctccgttagatttgatctagagtatttgaaaaatctagaaaataaattttacggcttttcgatatcatttgcctagtgatcgaaggagttcaaaatcaacgactgaaaataaaaatcttacaaaatctaataatatgatattaaaattttagatcataaatattgatcttgttttatataatataaagaattttctatcaaaatttcacgtgattagaatatttttacaccgttgaacttgcaaatggctcaccacagacattaaaattattgattttgagtcccgtcgattactagataaatgatatcgaaaaatcacaaaatttagtttctagatatttcaaatactctatatcaagtctaataaagttgatcgtcgattcgaaaattctaacATAAAAAACGATTTAAAAATACGGATAGTTCCGTACTTTCAGAAACATATTAGTCTCACTCTTGTGAAGAACTATATggacataatattttttttttttaagagataggtagtcgtttatttcatttagaaataaaaatgtgaatcaattaggaatCGAACTTAAATCTCGGATACTAATCAGTAATCACCCAGTCTTTTACACTGGCTCTACCGACGGTCAGTTTTATGTGGACATAATATTAATCGTACACTCACATGCGTAGTACGTTTCTCAATTGCCCAAATGCAAGGTCACAACAAAACAATGATAAAAGATAGGAAAAAATATTCCATTTTATGTTTTGCATGCCTCATAGCTGACGTTGTAAGAGATAAAATGGACGCAGtgttttttttatctttgaaGAATTGAGCGATTCTCCAAATTTAATGCCTTTGAATCTCTCTagctattttcttttaaataaaagGTTTGATTTTTTCTAATtcaacaagttttttttttttttttttcgtctcgACTATCACAGTTTTCTCCAAAGTACTGGTTGTCTCACCCCTATAGCCTAGCTCATTcatcaatgaatgaaacagatagcataatacctattctcaaaaaaaaaaaaaaagaaaaagtttgcGACACGTATTATGATTTTTAGTCCCACTATTAATTGCTAGTTTTATTTGGCTTGTGGAAGGAGCAAATCCAATGGACATGTGATGGAATAATAGATCGATGTCtaacaaataaaattgtaatatttgaagggaataataattatcatatttagttaattattgttattcctacaaattttatttaaatatccatacaccaaaatagaaaaaaacttCAATGTTGCTAAGTATATAGTCTATGTGACAAAATGTTCCCTGAAAAAGATAGGTAAAGATGTATAAAACATATTTGTACTATTATCCAAATTTATCTGAATACctaatgtttcaaaattttatttttattatctaattttttttaatttgtttgattcgaaTTATTTAGTTATTCTTTAAGTTCAAAATTTGAGAGCACCATTCATCCTTACGGTTAGGGACCTTAGggtatattttacaaaatttgcataactataaatttatttaaataaatagtcAGCTAAGATTTTATATctgaaaaattatcaaattatttaaataaaataatttaaaggaaaaacttcaaaaacccctctgtggtttcgtaatttctcactttgcccccttgtggtttcgtttttatcttttcgatagctttttcgttaatatttcattaaattatatacaaaaaacttcatatacccatctagatttatcaaatattcactttagtatcctttaattttaactttatcactgatttaagaaaaaaataataataaaattgataagaaaaagagaaaaaagaaaccacatggggggcaaagtgagaaactacgaaaccacgtGGAGAGTTTTTGAAGTTGATTGtcgaattaaaaaaatgtatagttcaaataaattgaTTGGCGTAGAAATTGATGGAAGCTTCGGCTGCAATCGAGAAAAGAAGATGGTGTCAACCAACTGTGAAACATAGTGAATTCACTGCATTACAACTGATACGTATCTCAGAGTAGATTAGTATGATCAGACGATATTTTCTTCGAACCAGACGCAACCTAAATGTTTATTCGGTAGTTCCGGAACAACTCTAACTGCGGCCGCCAAACGAAACCTAAATTTCTATTCAGTAAATTTTTTCATTGCCTGAACAAAGCAGTTTTGGAACAACTACAACTCCGGCCGCCAAACGAAAACTAAATGTTTATTCAGTAACATCTTTCAGTGCCTGAACAAAAGTAGCCTACTCAGTAACATCTTTCAGTGCCTGAACAAAGTAGTCCTGGAACGACTCCAACTCCGGCCGCCGGAGCCCCAAACCAATTTGGATGCCCCCCTCGTCCTCATCCGGGGACTCCGCAAGCGCCACCGCACCGGTGTTCGCCACCGAGACGATCTCCACCCTCCGCGGCCTCCCCCACCCGAAATCCGTCTCGTAAACCCCGAACCTTGGTGACCCGGCCGCCGACAGCGGCTGCTCCGCGGCCACCGCCTTGACCCTCCTCATCCAATTCTCCGCCCCCTCCAATCCGGAGCTCAGCTCCTCGATCCCCCCcgcgatcgccgccgccgccgccgccaatcCCGCCCCGCCGAGGAGCTCCTCCGCGTCGGCCTCCGCGAAGCACGGCCCGATGCAGTTCCCGAAGTACTCCGCCGGGATCGGCGGCTCCACCCGCCGCCGGAAGTCCGCCGGAAACATGAAGTGcagcctcctccgccgcgcgccgccgccggcgccggagcTCCGGCGAGCGCGCGCGTGGCCGGCCCACACGAAGGCGTACGCCGCGACGGTCGTCGAGCAATTGATCGGCCGCGGCGACCTCGCCGCGATCCACTTCTTGATCGCTTGGATGTGAGTCGGCCGCCCACGCGTTCAAGAACCGCGTGGAGGTGGAGCCGTCGCAGGCGGCGTGGTGCACCGCGACGCCGACGGCGGCGCCGCGGCGCGGGAACGCGGTCACCTGGATCGCCAGCAAGGCCTGTGGCCGCTCATCGGTACGTAGCTCGAGCTCCGGCACCAGCATCCGCAGCTTCGCCGCGTCGCGCGGGCGGCCGCCGGAGAGCTCGTCGAAGTCCAACTCGCCGCCGTCGACCGTTTCTGCGAAAGTGAATGCGACGGAGTCTCCGGCGGAGCAGAAGATCTCGTACctgtcggcggcggcgggggaacGGCGGAGGCGGCCGGCGAGGGGGAAGTAGGATTGAAGCGCGAGGGAGAGCGAGGATTTGAGTGCGGGGAGGAAGgacggagcggcggcggcggcggcggagaattCGTAGAAGAAGAGGCGCTCGACGGGCGGGGAGTAGAGCCAGAAGATGTCGAAGAAGGTGAGCGGGAGAGAGtttgttggtggtggtggtgctgctgctgctgctgctgaagggGAGATTTGGGAGGTCTCAAGAATTGTTAGGGACGGAGGAGCCATTGCTGGAGCAGCGTAATTTGGCTGTGCACTCGATCTCTTTTGGCCTTTTTGTCGCCGTGGCCAAATAAATGCTCTTTTGTTATTGGCCGATTGATGTGTGGTGTACTAGGATAGTAAAGTGATCTATTTTTAGTTCTCACATTTTAATTAgagtttcaaaatattatttaattggttaaatattaacaaattatttatattaaaataatataataaaatatttaataataataataataataataataataatataggaaattttagtaaattataataaattta
It encodes the following:
- the LOC109715249 gene encoding malonyl-coenzyme:anthocyanin 5-O-glucoside-6'''-O-malonyltransferase, which produces MFPADFRRRVEPPIPAEYFGNCIGPCFAEADAEELLGGAGLAAAAAAIAGGIEELSSGLEGAENWMRRVKAVAAEQPLSAAGSPRFGVYETDFGWGRPRRVEIVSVANTGAVALAESPDEDEGGIQIGLGLRRPELESFQDYFVQALKDVTE
- the LOC109714802 gene encoding malonyl-coenzyme A:anthocyanin 3-O-glucoside-6''-O-malonyltransferase-like, with the translated sequence MAPPSLTILETSQISPSAAAAAAPPPPTNSLPLTFFDIFWLYSPPVERLFFYEFSAAAAAAPSFLPALKSSLSLALQSYFPLAGRLRRSPAAADRYEIFCSAGDSVAFTFAETVDGGELDFDELSGGRPRDAAKLRMLVPELELRTDERPQALLAIQVTAFPRRGAAVGVAVHHAACDGSTSTRFLNAWAADSHPSDQEVDRGEVAAA